One Campylobacter pinnipediorum subsp. caledonicus genomic window carries:
- the dnaJ gene encoding molecular chaperone DnaJ, with the protein MELDYYEILEVQRDASPEAIKKAYRKLALKYHPDRNAGDKESEDKFKLVNEAYQVLSDDNKRSIYDRYGKDGLNGAGGFGGSGFDFDIGDIFSSFFGDGFSQRERRKNTDKYHTDLEISITIEFNEAVFGCEKEIEYTTKHPCKACNATGSKDGKTTTCPHCGGKGRIAQTRGFMSFVQDCPHCGGTGKIIKEKCPECKGKTYEEIRSSLKINIPEGINSGMRIRVAGKGNKSSSGAVGDLYIVVNVKDDEYFVRHNDDIYVEIPVFFTQAILGDNINIPTLRGTKMLELPVGAKDKQQFVFENEGVKNVSSNYKGNFIVQISIQTPKKLSDKQKELLQELQESFDVKSGESTKNHDSVFEKIKSWFK; encoded by the coding sequence GTGGAACTTGATTATTATGAAATACTTGAAGTACAAAGAGATGCTAGCCCTGAAGCTATAAAAAAAGCATATAGAAAATTGGCATTAAAATATCATCCAGATAGAAATGCTGGAGACAAAGAATCAGAAGATAAATTTAAATTAGTCAATGAAGCATATCAGGTTTTAAGTGATGATAATAAAAGATCTATTTATGATAGATATGGGAAAGATGGTTTAAATGGCGCCGGAGGATTTGGTGGCAGTGGATTTGATTTTGATATAGGCGATATTTTTAGTTCGTTTTTTGGAGATGGATTTTCACAAAGAGAAAGAAGAAAAAATACAGATAAATATCATACGGATCTTGAAATTTCTATTACTATTGAGTTTAATGAGGCTGTTTTTGGCTGCGAAAAAGAGATAGAATATACTACAAAACACCCTTGTAAGGCTTGTAATGCAACAGGTAGTAAAGATGGCAAAACAACAACTTGCCCTCATTGTGGAGGCAAGGGTAGGATAGCTCAAACTAGAGGTTTTATGAGCTTTGTTCAAGACTGTCCTCATTGTGGCGGAACTGGAAAGATAATCAAAGAAAAATGTCCTGAATGCAAAGGAAAAACATACGAAGAAATAAGATCGAGTCTTAAGATAAATATCCCCGAGGGTATCAATAGCGGTATGCGCATAAGAGTTGCTGGAAAAGGAAATAAAAGTTCATCCGGAGCGGTTGGAGATCTTTATATAGTGGTCAATGTAAAAGATGATGAGTATTTTGTAAGGCATAATGATGATATATATGTTGAAATACCTGTATTTTTTACTCAAGCTATATTAGGGGATAATATAAATATACCAACACTTCGTGGTACAAAAATGCTCGAGCTTCCTGTTGGTGCAAAAGATAAGCAACAATTTGTTTTTGAAAACGAAGGTGTAAAGAATGTAAGCTCAAACTATAAAGGTAATTTTATAGTTCAAATTTCTATTCAAACACCAAAAAAATTGTCAGATAAACAAAAAGAATTATTACAAGAGCTTCAAGAGAGCTTTGATGTAAAAAGCGGAGAAAGCACAAAAAATCACGATAGTGTATTTGAAAAAATAAAAAGTTGGTTTAAATAA
- a CDS encoding HDOD domain-containing protein, with protein sequence MTDELKKRVKSLPSLPESFKKIESACNGDGGIDEVAKAIENDPMLVADILKIANSPLYGFSRQIKTVLQAVSLFGKHMTKALVTSLTIKNILKMDLSPYNISLQDFVDISNTQGAIAREWFKRLNPNLVDDIFLCALLQNTGKIILADEIIRMDKKIVFKDDIISSDNVSDVEMNYFETTSILLTADIFEHWEFAQNIVDIIRYSQDPKNAPEKFQKTAYALIIIRNLINCKESFSSKGITNAQNLAQECCFDTDLMLNTISNIKKI encoded by the coding sequence ATGACAGATGAATTAAAAAAAAGAGTAAAAAGCCTTCCGTCTTTACCGGAAAGTTTTAAAAAAATAGAATCAGCTTGTAACGGAGATGGTGGCATAGATGAAGTTGCTAAAGCAATAGAAAATGATCCTATGCTTGTTGCTGATATATTAAAAATAGCAAATTCTCCACTTTATGGTTTTAGTAGACAGATAAAAACCGTGCTTCAAGCTGTAAGTCTTTTTGGAAAGCATATGACAAAAGCTCTGGTTACAAGTTTGACTATAAAAAATATTTTAAAAATGGATTTAAGTCCTTATAATATCAGTCTTCAAGATTTTGTCGATATATCAAATACTCAAGGTGCGATAGCTAGAGAATGGTTTAAAAGATTAAATCCAAATTTAGTTGATGATATATTTTTATGTGCACTTTTGCAAAATACTGGAAAAATAATTCTTGCAGATGAAATTATAAGAATGGATAAAAAAATTGTTTTTAAAGATGATATTATTTCTTCTGATAATGTATCTGATGTAGAAATGAATTATTTTGAAACTACAAGCATTTTACTTACTGCAGATATTTTTGAACATTGGGAGTTTGCTCAAAATATAGTAGATATAATAAGATATTCTCAAGATCCTAAGAATGCACCGGAAAAATTTCAAAAAACTGCATATGCTCTTATAATTATAAGAAACTTAATAAATTGCAAAGAGTCTTTTAGCAGTAAGGGTATTACAAATGCTCAGAATT